Proteins encoded within one genomic window of Tabrizicola piscis:
- the der gene encoding ribosome biogenesis GTPase Der: MSFTLAIVGRPNVGKSTLFNRLVGRKLALVDDQPGVTRDLREGDAKLFDMRFTVIDTAGLEEVTDDSLQGRMRRLTERAVEMADACLFVIDGRVGVTPTDEVFADILRKKNARVFLAVNKAEGKAGDSGALEAYSLGLGEPIRISAEHGEGMDDLYRELKPLEGEFAEREAENAPLVDLDLSEEEAELDADETAHYPTAKKPLQIAVIGRPNAGKSTLINKILGYDRLLTGPEAGITRDAISVRADWQGTPIRIFDTAGMRKKARITEKLEKLSVSDGIRAVRFAEVVVVLLDVEIPFEVQDLRIADFAETEGRAVVVAVNKWDLEDEKQGKLAELKEMFDRLLPQLRGAPLVTVSAKTGRGLDRLHDAIRKAHDVWNRRIPTARLNTWLGAMTEAHPPPAPGGHRIKLRYMTQAKTRPPGFVIMCSRPDELADSYKRYLVNGLREHFDMPGTPIRLFFRSQSTKNPFKDQKFHTPSRLRKHMDGKAGISPKR, encoded by the coding sequence ATGAGCTTTACCCTCGCCATCGTGGGCCGCCCCAATGTGGGCAAGTCGACCCTCTTCAACCGCCTTGTCGGGCGCAAGCTCGCGCTGGTCGATGACCAGCCCGGCGTGACCCGCGACCTGCGCGAAGGGGATGCCAAGCTGTTCGACATGCGCTTCACCGTGATTGACACGGCAGGGCTTGAGGAAGTCACCGATGACAGCCTGCAAGGCCGGATGCGCCGCCTGACCGAACGCGCGGTGGAAATGGCCGATGCCTGCCTGTTCGTGATCGACGGTCGCGTCGGCGTGACCCCGACGGATGAGGTTTTCGCCGACATCCTGCGCAAGAAGAACGCCCGCGTGTTCCTTGCGGTCAACAAGGCCGAAGGCAAGGCCGGCGATTCCGGCGCGTTGGAGGCCTATTCGCTTGGCCTTGGCGAACCGATCCGCATCTCCGCCGAACATGGCGAAGGGATGGATGACCTCTACCGCGAGCTGAAACCCCTGGAGGGTGAGTTTGCCGAGCGTGAGGCCGAGAATGCCCCGCTGGTTGACCTTGACCTGTCCGAGGAAGAGGCGGAACTGGACGCGGATGAAACCGCCCACTACCCGACCGCAAAAAAGCCGCTGCAAATCGCGGTGATAGGGCGGCCAAATGCTGGAAAATCCACCCTTATCAACAAGATCCTTGGCTACGACCGTCTGCTGACCGGACCCGAAGCCGGGATCACCCGCGACGCCATCTCGGTCCGTGCCGACTGGCAAGGCACCCCGATCCGGATCTTTGACACCGCCGGCATGCGCAAGAAAGCTCGGATCACCGAAAAGCTGGAAAAGCTGTCCGTCTCGGACGGCATCCGCGCCGTGCGCTTTGCGGAAGTGGTGGTGGTGCTTCTCGACGTCGAAATCCCGTTCGAAGTGCAGGATCTGCGCATTGCCGACTTCGCGGAAACCGAAGGCCGGGCGGTCGTGGTGGCGGTGAACAAGTGGGATCTTGAGGACGAAAAACAGGGCAAGCTGGCCGAACTCAAGGAAATGTTCGACCGCCTGCTGCCGCAACTGCGCGGGGCACCGCTGGTCACTGTGTCGGCCAAGACGGGCAGGGGATTGGACCGCCTGCACGACGCCATCCGCAAGGCCCATGACGTCTGGAACCGCCGCATCCCGACCGCGCGCCTGAACACCTGGCTGGGCGCCATGACCGAAGCGCACCCGCCACCGGCCCCAGGCGGCCATCGGATCAAGCTGCGATACATGACGCAGGCCAAGACCCGGCCCCCGGGCTTTGTCATCATGTGCTCACGCCCGGATGAACTGGCCGACAGCTACAAACGCTATCTGGTCAACGGCTTGCGCGAACATTTCGACATGCCCGGCACGCCGATCCGGCTGTTCTTCCGCAGCCAGTCGACGAAGAATCCGTTCAAGGACCAGAAATTCCACACGCCCTCCCGCCTGCGCAAGCACATGGACGGCAAGGCCGGGATCAGCCCCAAACGCTGA
- the serS gene encoding serine--tRNA ligase — protein MHDIRFIRENPAAFDAALSRRGVAPMSAELLAIDEARRAKILAAETAAAAQNAASKDVGAAKARGDDAEFERLRALVAEKKAEGARLTDEAGAEDARLRNALATIPNLPLAEVPDGPDETANVEVRRWGTPRALDFKPLEHFDIPAAKPGLDFPTAAKLSGSRFVVLRGAVARVHRGLAQFMLDLHTTEHGLAETWTPVLVKEDAMFGTNQLPKFAEDSYQTTNGWWLIPTSEVTLTNSVAGDILDEGALPIRLTAHTHCFRSEAGSAGKDTTGMLRQHQFEKVEMVTICTPETALAEHDRMTKCAEAVLERLGLPYRTIVLCTGDMGFGAQKTHDLEVWLPGQNTYREISSVSTCGQFQARRMNARYRPAGGKPEFVATLNGSGLAVGRCLIAVLENGQQADGSVTLPEALVPYLGGKSRITAEGQLV, from the coding sequence ATGCACGACATCCGTTTCATCCGCGAAAATCCCGCCGCTTTCGATGCGGCGCTGTCGCGTCGTGGCGTGGCGCCGATGTCGGCTGAGCTCCTTGCGATTGACGAGGCGCGGCGGGCGAAGATCCTTGCCGCCGAGACTGCCGCAGCGGCGCAGAATGCGGCCTCAAAGGACGTGGGCGCGGCCAAGGCGCGTGGCGATGACGCCGAATTTGAACGCCTGCGGGCGCTGGTGGCCGAGAAGAAGGCCGAGGGCGCAAGGCTGACGGATGAGGCGGGGGCCGAGGATGCCCGGCTGCGCAATGCGCTGGCGACCATTCCCAACCTGCCGCTTGCCGAAGTGCCTGACGGCCCGGATGAAACCGCGAATGTCGAAGTCCGCCGCTGGGGCACCCCCCGGGCGTTGGATTTCAAGCCCTTGGAACATTTCGACATTCCGGCCGCCAAGCCGGGACTTGATTTCCCCACGGCGGCCAAGCTGTCGGGCAGCCGCTTTGTGGTGTTGCGCGGCGCTGTTGCCCGGGTGCACCGGGGGCTGGCGCAGTTCATGCTGGACCTGCACACCACCGAACACGGGCTGGCCGAAACCTGGACTCCGGTTTTGGTGAAAGAGGACGCCATGTTCGGCACCAACCAGCTGCCGAAATTCGCCGAAGACAGCTATCAGACCACCAATGGCTGGTGGCTGATCCCCACGTCCGAGGTGACGCTGACCAACTCGGTCGCGGGCGACATTCTGGATGAGGGCGCGCTGCCGATCCGGCTGACGGCGCATACCCATTGCTTCCGGTCCGAAGCCGGGTCGGCGGGCAAGGACACCACCGGCATGCTGCGCCAGCACCAGTTCGAGAAGGTGGAGATGGTGACGATCTGCACCCCCGAAACTGCCCTTGCCGAACACGACCGCATGACGAAATGCGCCGAAGCGGTGCTGGAGCGGCTGGGCCTGCCCTATCGCACCATCGTTCTTTGCACCGGCGACATGGGATTCGGCGCGCAGAAGACCCATGATCTTGAGGTCTGGCTGCCCGGGCAGAACACCTACCGCGAGATTTCCTCGGTCTCGACCTGTGGCCAGTTCCAGGCCCGGCGGATGAATGCGCGCTATCGGCCTGCGGGCGGAAAACCGGAATTTGTGGCGACACTGAATGGATCCGGTTTGGCCGTTGGGCGTTGTCTGATTGCCGTTCTGGAAAACGGCCAGCAGGCGGATGGGTCGGTTACCCTGCCCGAGGCGCTGGTCCCCTATCTGGGCGGCAAGTCAAGGATCACAGCCGAAGGGCAACTGGTCTGA
- the yajC gene encoding preprotein translocase subunit YajC — protein MFVTPAFAQAAGSPSTGAAFAQFLPIILIFVIFYFLLIRPQQKKMKEHRAMIEALRRGDQVVTSGGIVGKVSKVQEDGMVEVEIADGVKVKVIKHTIGQVLNKTEPAAG, from the coding sequence ATGTTCGTGACACCCGCCTTCGCCCAAGCCGCCGGTTCCCCCTCGACCGGGGCCGCCTTCGCGCAGTTCCTGCCGATCATCCTGATCTTCGTGATCTTCTACTTCCTGCTGATCCGTCCGCAGCAAAAGAAGATGAAGGAACACCGTGCGATGATCGAAGCCCTGCGCCGTGGCGATCAGGTCGTCACTTCGGGCGGGATCGTCGGCAAGGTGTCCAAGGTCCAGGAAGACGGCATGGTCGAGGTTGAGATTGCCGATGGCGTCAAGGTCAAGGTGATCAAGCACACGATCGGCCAGGTCCTCAACAAGACCGAACCGGCCGCGGGCTAA
- the secD gene encoding protein translocase subunit SecD, with product MKPLALWKRVLILLVCAWGLIGAAPNLFYGQVERHNDAAAAIEAAGGTASPEQTAALAEWPEFLPSSLVNLGLDLRGGAHLLAEVSVEDVYKTRIDAMWPEVRDVLRDLRDQVGSIRRAPSPDGVLRVTISNPAGMAAALEAVRGLGSSVVTLTGVGQSTIEVTAEGEDIVVQLSEAEKQATDDRTLQQSLEIIRRRVDEVGTREPTIQRQGENRILIQVPGIGSAAELKALIGTTAQLTFNAVVSRTTDVGADPGPRNRLLPSIDEQGVYYIVEETPVVSGEELVDAQPSFDQNGRPAVSFRFDTTGARKFGDYTAANIGAPFAIILDDEVISAPVIQSHIPGGSGIITGSFSVEDSTQLAVLLRAGALPAKMDFLEERTIGPELGADSIEAGKVAAMVAGVAVAVYMVASYGLFGLFANIALGINIALIFAALSAVGGTLTLPGIAGIVLTIGMAVDANVLVFERIREELRVNKSPARAIELGYERALSAIIDANITTFITATVLFTVGAGPVRGFAITLGIGIITSVFTALFVTRVIVEIWYRWRKPATVAV from the coding sequence ATGAAACCGCTGGCGCTGTGGAAGCGTGTCCTGATCCTGCTCGTTTGCGCCTGGGGTTTGATTGGCGCCGCTCCGAACCTGTTTTACGGTCAGGTCGAACGGCATAACGACGCCGCAGCCGCGATCGAGGCTGCAGGCGGTACCGCCTCGCCGGAACAGACCGCCGCTCTGGCCGAATGGCCGGAGTTCCTGCCCTCGTCGCTGGTCAACCTTGGCCTCGATCTGCGCGGCGGCGCGCATCTTCTGGCCGAAGTGTCGGTCGAAGACGTCTACAAGACCCGGATCGACGCGATGTGGCCCGAAGTGCGCGATGTCCTGCGCGACCTGCGTGATCAGGTGGGCAGCATCCGCCGTGCCCCATCGCCCGATGGTGTGCTGCGTGTGACCATCTCCAACCCCGCAGGCATGGCCGCAGCGCTTGAGGCCGTGCGCGGTCTTGGCAGCTCGGTCGTCACCTTGACCGGGGTCGGCCAAAGCACCATCGAGGTCACTGCCGAAGGCGAAGACATCGTCGTCCAGCTGTCCGAGGCGGAAAAGCAGGCCACTGACGACCGCACCTTGCAGCAATCGCTGGAAATCATCCGCCGCCGGGTAGATGAAGTTGGCACGCGCGAACCCACGATCCAGCGTCAGGGCGAAAACCGCATCCTGATCCAGGTCCCCGGCATCGGCTCCGCGGCCGAGCTGAAGGCCCTGATCGGCACGACGGCACAACTGACCTTCAACGCCGTTGTCAGCCGCACGACCGATGTCGGTGCCGACCCCGGCCCGCGCAACCGTCTGTTGCCGTCGATCGACGAACAGGGTGTCTACTATATCGTCGAAGAAACCCCCGTGGTCTCGGGCGAAGAACTGGTGGATGCCCAACCCTCGTTCGACCAGAACGGTCGTCCCGCCGTCAGCTTCCGCTTTGACACGACCGGCGCGCGCAAGTTCGGGGATTACACCGCCGCCAACATCGGCGCCCCCTTCGCCATCATTCTGGATGACGAGGTGATTTCAGCCCCCGTGATCCAAAGCCACATCCCCGGCGGGTCGGGCATCATCACTGGCAGTTTCTCGGTCGAAGACAGCACCCAGCTTGCGGTCCTGCTGCGCGCAGGTGCCCTGCCAGCCAAGATGGACTTTCTTGAGGAACGCACGATCGGCCCGGAACTGGGGGCCGACAGCATCGAGGCGGGCAAGGTCGCGGCGATGGTCGCGGGCGTGGCCGTTGCTGTCTACATGGTCGCCAGCTACGGCCTTTTCGGGCTCTTCGCCAATATCGCTTTGGGCATCAACATCGCGCTGATCTTTGCGGCGCTGTCGGCCGTCGGGGGCACTCTGACCCTTCCCGGCATCGCCGGTATCGTGCTGACCATCGGTATGGCAGTCGATGCCAACGTGCTGGTGTTCGAACGTATCCGGGAAGAGTTGCGGGTCAACAAAAGCCCGGCCCGGGCAATCGAACTTGGCTATGAACGCGCGCTCAGCGCGATCATTGACGCCAACATCACCACATTCATCACCGCGACCGTGCTGTTCACCGTGGGGGCTGGCCCCGTACGCGGCTTTGCCATCACGCTGGGCATCGGCATCATCACCTCGGTCTTCACGGCGCTGTTCGTGACGCGGGTCATTGTTGAAATCTGGTATCGCTGGCGCAAGCCGGCCACCGTCGCGGTGTAA
- the secF gene encoding protein translocase subunit SecF, which translates to MAWRFRLAPEKTNVDFFKYQWLTFGGSMMLTVVAIVAWAVMGLNFGIDFRGGTTIRTEASEPVNVAAYREALTALDLGDVAITEVFDPSFAENQFVAQVRISPQDGQEAVTPETILLVEEQLRTIAPSITFPSVESVGPKVSGELIWKAIAAMVAASLGIMVYIWLRFEWQYALGSVIALIHDIFITIGVFAIFQLKFDLTIVAALLTILGYSINDTVVVFDRLRENLLKYKTMPLRDVMNLSVNETLSRTLMTSVTTLVALGAMLIYGGDVIRGFAFAIFFGVVLGTYSSVFVAKNLVLFIGLDRGDKPKAPGKSEFSNVEA; encoded by the coding sequence ATGGCCTGGCGTTTCCGACTTGCCCCTGAAAAGACCAATGTCGACTTCTTCAAGTACCAGTGGCTGACCTTTGGCGGCTCGATGATGCTGACCGTTGTCGCCATCGTTGCCTGGGCGGTGATGGGCCTGAACTTTGGCATCGATTTCCGCGGCGGCACCACCATCCGCACCGAGGCGTCCGAACCCGTCAACGTCGCCGCCTACCGTGAGGCCCTCACTGCGCTGGACCTTGGTGATGTTGCGATCACCGAAGTGTTCGACCCGTCTTTCGCCGAAAACCAGTTCGTTGCCCAAGTGCGGATTTCCCCGCAGGACGGCCAGGAAGCGGTGACGCCAGAGACGATCCTTCTGGTGGAAGAGCAACTGCGCACCATCGCCCCGTCGATCACCTTCCCGTCCGTTGAATCGGTCGGCCCCAAGGTGTCGGGCGAGTTGATCTGGAAGGCCATCGCCGCGATGGTGGCGGCCAGCTTGGGGATCATGGTCTATATCTGGCTGCGGTTCGAATGGCAGTACGCATTGGGCAGCGTCATCGCGCTGATCCATGACATCTTCATCACGATCGGGGTCTTCGCGATCTTCCAGTTGAAGTTCGACCTGACCATCGTCGCGGCCTTGCTGACGATCCTAGGTTATTCGATCAACGACACCGTCGTCGTCTTTGACCGGCTGCGCGAGAACCTGTTGAAATACAAGACCATGCCCTTGCGGGATGTGATGAACCTGTCGGTCAACGAAACCCTCAGCCGGACGCTGATGACCTCGGTCACGACGCTGGTAGCCCTTGGCGCGATGCTGATCTACGGCGGCGACGTGATCCGGGGCTTTGCCTTTGCCATTTTCTTCGGCGTCGTCCTTGGGACCTATTCCTCGGTCTTCGTCGCCAAGAACCTCGTGCTTTTCATCGGGCTTGACCGCGGTGACAAGCCGAAGGCGCCGGGCAAAAGCGAATTTTCCAACGTCGAAGCCTGA
- a CDS encoding Mth938-like domain-containing protein — protein sequence MRLTEITYGTAKAVEGYGPGFFRVAGHVLRGACLVTPWDAGPWGGYDDTDTPLSLEGKIDVLFVGTGASVAHVPASFRRTLEDKGIGVEAMASPTACRTYNVLLGEGRRVAVALLPVE from the coding sequence ATGCGGCTGACCGAAATCACCTATGGCACGGCAAAGGCGGTCGAGGGGTATGGCCCCGGCTTCTTCCGCGTTGCGGGCCATGTGCTGCGCGGGGCCTGTCTGGTCACCCCATGGGACGCGGGTCCATGGGGTGGATACGATGACACCGACACCCCCCTAAGCCTTGAAGGCAAGATTGACGTCCTCTTCGTCGGCACGGGTGCATCGGTGGCCCATGTGCCGGCCAGCTTCCGCAGGACGCTGGAAGACAAGGGGATCGGGGTCGAGGCTATGGCCTCGCCCACCGCCTGCCGGACCTACAACGTCCTTCTGGGCGAGGGGCGTCGGGTGGCCGTCGCCCTTCTGCCGGTAGAGTGA
- a CDS encoding aldo/keto reductase codes for MDSVPFGRTGRTTTRLGFGAWAIGGTWGEVSLDDAKAALHAALDAGMTFIDTADVYGDGRSERIISEVLAERGGERPFVATKAGRRLNPHVAEAYTGAALEGFIDRSLTNLGVERLDLVQLHCPPTPVFSNPAVFAALEAIKAKGKIADYGVSVETVEEARAAIRQPGVVSVQIIYNLLRMKPAEVFFPEARQNNVAVIARVPLASGLLTGKMTKDSQFAADDHRSFNRNGEAFDKGETFSGVPYDVALEAVEELRALVPTGATMAAFALRWILMEAAVTVVIPGAKSPAQARANAVAADMAPLADDVMQAAREVYTRLVAPHVHHLW; via the coding sequence ATGGACAGCGTTCCCTTCGGCCGCACCGGCCGCACAACCACTCGGCTTGGCTTTGGCGCCTGGGCCATCGGCGGCACTTGGGGTGAGGTCAGCCTGGATGACGCAAAGGCGGCCCTGCATGCCGCGCTGGATGCTGGCATGACCTTCATCGACACGGCGGATGTCTACGGCGACGGCCGGTCTGAGCGGATCATCAGCGAGGTGTTGGCCGAGCGTGGCGGCGAGCGGCCCTTTGTCGCGACCAAGGCCGGACGACGGCTGAACCCGCATGTGGCCGAAGCCTATACCGGCGCAGCACTTGAAGGCTTCATTGACCGGTCCCTGACCAACCTTGGGGTGGAGCGTCTGGATCTGGTGCAACTCCACTGCCCGCCGACGCCGGTGTTTTCCAACCCTGCGGTCTTTGCCGCACTTGAGGCGATCAAGGCCAAGGGCAAGATCGCCGATTACGGCGTGTCGGTCGAAACGGTGGAAGAGGCGCGGGCCGCGATCCGGCAGCCGGGCGTGGTGTCGGTGCAGATCATCTACAACCTGCTCCGGATGAAACCAGCCGAGGTGTTCTTTCCCGAAGCGCGGCAAAACAATGTCGCGGTGATCGCGCGGGTCCCGCTCGCCTCGGGCCTGTTGACCGGGAAGATGACCAAGGACAGCCAGTTCGCGGCGGATGACCACCGCAGCTTCAACCGCAACGGCGAGGCGTTCGACAAGGGCGAGACCTTCTCGGGCGTGCCCTATGACGTGGCGCTGGAGGCGGTGGAGGAGTTGCGCGCGCTGGTGCCGACCGGGGCGACGATGGCGGCTTTCGCGCTGCGCTGGATCTTGATGGAAGCTGCTGTGACCGTGGTCATTCCGGGCGCGAAATCCCCGGCGCAGGCGCGGGCGAACGCGGTGGCAGCCGACATGGCACCGCTGGCAGATGACGTGATGCAGGCCGCGCGTGAGGTCTATACCCGGCTTGTGGCCCCGCATGTGCATCATCTGTGGTGA
- the ccmA gene encoding heme ABC exporter ATP-binding protein CcmA, with amino-acid sequence MDMRVSDLAVARGGVTVLQGVSFDLRAGQAVILRGPNGSGKTTLLRTLAGLQPPVAGTIDLPPEAAAYGAHADGLKSTLTVRENLTFWAAIHGSDAVDAALTGMDVASLAHRRASDLSAGQKRRLGLARLLVSGRPVWLLDEPTVSLDVASVALFAGVVRRHLGGGGLAVIATHVDLGLPEAAVLDLSPYRTRIMARDGFDEAFA; translated from the coding sequence ATGGACATGCGGGTGTCAGATCTGGCCGTGGCGCGGGGCGGGGTGACCGTCCTGCAAGGCGTGTCATTTGACCTGCGCGCCGGACAGGCGGTGATCCTGCGCGGGCCGAACGGGTCTGGCAAGACCACCCTCTTGCGCACCTTGGCCGGTTTGCAACCACCTGTCGCCGGGACCATCGACCTGCCGCCCGAGGCTGCGGCTTACGGGGCCCATGCCGATGGTCTGAAATCCACCCTGACCGTGCGCGAGAACCTGACCTTCTGGGCCGCGATCCACGGCTCGGACGCTGTGGACGCCGCACTGACCGGGATGGATGTGGCCAGCCTTGCCCATCGCCGCGCCTCCGACCTGTCGGCCGGCCAGAAACGCCGCCTTGGCCTTGCCCGGTTGCTGGTGTCGGGTCGTCCGGTCTGGCTGCTGGATGAACCGACGGTCAGTCTTGATGTGGCCTCGGTCGCCCTCTTTGCCGGGGTTGTGCGTCGGCACCTTGGTGGGGGCGGGCTGGCGGTCATCGCCACCCATGTTGATCTTGGCCTGCCCGAGGCGGCGGTTCTGGACCTGTCCCCGTACCGGACCCGCATCATGGCGCGCGACGGGTTTGACGAGGCCTTTGCATGA
- the ccmB gene encoding heme exporter protein CcmB, whose translation MKALLLRDLRLAMRSGGGFGLGLAFFFLLSVLVPLGVGPEGGTLGRIAPGILWVGALLACLLSLDRIFALDFEDGSLDLLATAPIPLEAVVALKALAHWLVTGLPLTVLAPGLGVLLNLPPTGYGWLVLSLLLGTPALSVIGAFGAALVVGLRRGGLLLSLLVLPLYVPTLIFGAEVVRRGAEGMDLATPLALLAGISLGASALLPFAAAAALRVNLR comes from the coding sequence ATGAAGGCGCTCCTCCTGCGTGACCTTCGGCTGGCCATGCGGTCGGGAGGGGGGTTCGGCCTTGGCCTTGCCTTCTTCTTTCTGCTGTCGGTGCTTGTGCCGCTGGGCGTCGGGCCCGAAGGCGGAACGCTGGGCCGCATCGCCCCGGGCATCCTTTGGGTCGGCGCGCTTCTGGCCTGCCTTCTGTCACTGGACCGGATCTTCGCCCTGGATTTTGAGGACGGCTCGCTTGACCTGCTGGCGACCGCGCCAATCCCGCTTGAGGCGGTTGTGGCCCTGAAGGCGCTGGCGCATTGGCTGGTGACGGGCCTGCCCCTGACCGTGCTGGCACCCGGGCTGGGGGTGTTGTTGAACCTGCCGCCGACCGGCTATGGCTGGCTGGTGCTCAGCCTCTTGCTTGGCACCCCGGCGCTGTCGGTGATCGGGGCCTTCGGGGCGGCGCTGGTGGTCGGGCTTCGGCGTGGGGGGCTGCTTCTCAGCCTGCTGGTCCTGCCGCTTTATGTGCCCACGCTGATCTTCGGGGCCGAAGTGGTGCGACGCGGGGCCGAGGGCATGGATCTCGCCACCCCGCTTGCGCTCTTGGCGGGGATCAGCCTTGGCGCGTCGGCCCTCTTGCCCTTTGCGGCGGCGGCGGCGCTCCGCGTCAATTTGCGCTAG
- a CDS encoding heme ABC transporter permease — MSIWEYANPKRFMQTSAWALPWAIGLTVLCLVVGLVWGFFFTPDDYKQGSTVKIIYLHVPAAMMAINAWVMMLVTSLIWIVRRHHVSALAAKAAAPVGLTFTLIALATGALWGQPMWGTWWAWDPRLTAFLILTLFYFGYIALWAAVDNPDTAADLTAILCLVGSVFALLSRYAVNFWNQGLHQGATLSLDKEENISDVFWLPLLVCIVGFILLFVTLVLMRTRTEIRARRLQALLSRERVA; from the coding sequence ATGTCGATCTGGGAATATGCCAACCCGAAACGGTTCATGCAGACCTCGGCCTGGGCCTTGCCCTGGGCGATCGGGCTGACTGTCCTGTGTCTGGTGGTGGGCCTTGTGTGGGGGTTCTTCTTCACGCCGGATGATTACAAGCAAGGCTCGACCGTCAAGATCATCTACCTGCATGTGCCCGCCGCGATGATGGCGATCAATGCCTGGGTGATGATGCTGGTGACCAGCCTGATCTGGATCGTGCGGCGGCACCATGTGTCCGCCCTCGCCGCCAAGGCCGCCGCCCCGGTTGGGCTGACCTTCACCCTGATCGCGCTGGCGACCGGGGCGCTGTGGGGCCAGCCGATGTGGGGCACTTGGTGGGCCTGGGACCCACGGCTGACCGCTTTCCTGATCCTGACGCTGTTCTACTTCGGCTACATCGCGCTCTGGGCCGCCGTCGACAACCCGGACACCGCCGCCGATCTGACGGCAATCCTGTGCCTTGTGGGGTCGGTCTTTGCGCTTCTGTCGCGTTACGCAGTGAACTTCTGGAACCAGGGGTTGCACCAGGGCGCGACGCTGAGCCTCGACAAGGAGGAGAACATCTCGGACGTGTTCTGGCTGCCGCTTCTGGTCTGCATCGTCGGGTTCATCCTGCTGTTTGTGACGCTGGTCCTGATGCGCACCCGGACCGAGATCCGCGCCCGGCGGCTGCAGGCGCTCTTGTCGCGCGAACGGGTGGCATGA
- the ccmD gene encoding heme exporter protein CcmD, producing MMIPDLGKYSFAVLGSYAASAVLIVGLVVLSFWQRARVKRALAEVEARQEKLDG from the coding sequence ATGATGATCCCCGATCTGGGCAAATACAGCTTCGCGGTGCTGGGGTCCTATGCGGCCTCGGCGGTGCTGATCGTTGGTCTGGTGGTGCTGTCCTTCTGGCAGCGGGCGCGGGTCAAGCGGGCTTTGGCCGAGGTTGAGGCGCGGCAGGAGAAACTGGATGGCTAG
- a CDS encoding DsbE family thiol:disulfide interchange protein yields the protein MARWLMILPPVLFAGLAGTLYLGLYRDNPGELQSVFVGRSAPVLPVTGLPGIPVLTDADLRSGEVTVLNFWASWCPPCRAEHPVLLDMAEDGIRVAGVNMMDDDAKAVTYLAEDGNPFIGVATDPNGRNRVEWGVTAPPETFIIAGDGTVLFRFVGPLVGTDYEARFVPELEKALAGQ from the coding sequence ATGGCTAGGTGGTTGATGATCCTGCCCCCGGTCCTGTTTGCCGGGCTGGCCGGGACGCTGTACCTCGGGCTTTATCGCGACAACCCCGGCGAGTTGCAGTCCGTGTTTGTCGGACGCTCTGCGCCCGTCCTGCCAGTCACCGGCCTGCCGGGCATTCCCGTCCTGACCGATGCCGACCTGCGCAGCGGCGAGGTGACGGTGTTGAACTTCTGGGCCAGCTGGTGCCCGCCCTGCCGGGCCGAACATCCGGTTCTTCTGGACATGGCCGAAGACGGCATCCGCGTTGCGGGCGTCAACATGATGGATGATGACGCCAAGGCGGTCACTTACCTGGCCGAGGATGGCAATCCCTTCATCGGCGTCGCGACCGATCCCAACGGCCGCAACCGGGTGGAGTGGGGCGTGACCGCCCCGCCAGAAACCTTCATCATCGCGGGCGACGGGACGGTGCTGTTCCGCTTTGTCGGCCCCTTGGTCGGGACCGATTACGAGGCGCGTTTCGTGCCGGAACTGGAAAAGGCGCTGGCCGGGCAGTAG